The genomic window TGATAGTCATTCCTCCTAGTGTGGGTCTCTAATGGTCAGCCAGAGAAAGCTATGTGCCAAGATGACTTGGGTAGGAATCAGCTAAGGAGGAATGATGTTTAGAACAGCTGACTAGCTAAGAAAAAAGACTCACAGTCATAGGATCGAGTAGAATTTGTAATTTCCTTATCTCAGGCCACTTTTAAGGAAAAGGTAGTTAACTGTAATAGCTTAAACTAAGTATAACCTAGAGATAGAAGAAGGATTGGATTAGCATTTCTGGAGCTGTATGTTGGTAGGAAAATGCCAGTATGGTTGTAAAGATGGGAACCATCTAGCTGGGGGATGATTCCATAAACGAGCTATCAACATggcccctcctttcttcctagaCACTTTTAGCTCCCCATAAACACCTTGTCCTCCctctcatcattttctttttcctctatccAGCTGTCCCAGCTTTAGACACATAAATAGGATAGAATACTCATGTTCATTTCTGAGGTGAAGGAAACAGACATATGTTACTAATACTCTTTTAGAAAGCAAGAAATTTTCCCAAACTTGGAGATTTTGTCAGAGAATGATGGTGGGAGGGAGTGAAAAGGTTATGAGGGAATACGAGTGAATGGGTGAATCATAAGACGGTTATGGGGTAAGAGAATTTGAAGAATATTGAGTTAAATGGTCTTTCAAAGTCTTGTCCATTCTGAACATTCTAAACTTAAGTGATCAGCTCAAAGAGAGTAGACCAAAAGAGATCTCTCAGGCTGTTTCCAACAACTCCTCAGAGATAGGAGTTAGTTTAGACCCTATGGAGAGACTGAAGAAGCCTGGTTCTTATGTAACAAAGAGGTGAGCCTGTCATAAATAAAAGAACACATTCTACAAAGTCATCCCGGAATGGACTTTGCTTCCTGTAGCTTCCTTCTCCTGACATGGTTCTGTCTTAGTGAGTTCACCTTTAGGGCCCTTCTGTTCTAAGTCAAAATCTACCCCCTGCTAAGaccttttcattctatttttaacttcaggggaaaagatccATTAGACTTTTCTGTTTTAATGACAtctcatttgtccttcatttgctATTCCTCTCATGGTTAGATGGAAACTCATGTTCCTTTTTACTTAGAAAAGATATTGCTCTTTTCTATATAGCTTTTTCCCCTagagaaaactcagaaaaggGGAATAGACAAGTCCCATGTTTGTCTTGATTGGCTGGCCCCTTGCTTATTTGTTTGAGACTCCTTTGGGAATTGATGAGATGAAGGATTGTTGACTAAGAATGGATGATGAATAGTGTATTTCACCAACTAGCCCACATAATAGCGATGGTGAACATTTTACAAACATCTTTTTTATAGTCTTTCCCTTGGCCATTTTCCTCCATGTTTTTTACCTGTCTACAGTTACTTCTTTTATGATCTTTTAGAGTGCCATTTTTCTGCTATCACCCTCTGGAATGCATGTGCAGTCATtatcatttaaaacaaaaacttctTAGATAACAAGTTTAATGCCTACAGCTCTCTGTGGATTTCATAAACTATTTGGGATATGAAACATGGCCATGTCTCTAACTACTCTCCCTTATTGAATTAACTCCAATGGGTTAATTCAATAAGCAAAAACAATTCACCAGACTGGTGAAATTCCTTAACCAGTCTATCTTTTCTCTGGGGGGCTCATAAAGAAATTTGAGAGAAGTGGACAACTCATATCATTATTACACTTAAATGAGTGGACAAGGAGCTACTTGCATTTCTGGATAGACTAGGGACTCTCTGGAAGACCTCTTAGAGGATACAAATGGGTCCTAGCATCCCATCTTGCTATGCCCATGATATACTATTGCTCTGCCTTACCCCATCATTCATGGTTTTCATTATTTAGAGTTggtgacataagaaatgatgtgatAATGTTCTGGCAGTGTCTCCTTTATGGAAGACGATGGATGAGGGAATAATAGTTAAAATGTTTCCCTAGAAGTATGTCGCATTTCTCTTGATTTCATAACTTCCATAAAATAAGAATAGCTTCAGTGATCTTAACTGTACACAAAAAAGGGAATATCCTATTTATGCAAataggtgattttcctaaatgttCACTACACTGTCATGAAAAACATGGTAAAGCATTTTAAAGTCTCTTGCTgtgggccaggcattgtgctaggtgctggggatacagagacaaaaatgaaagagtccctGCCTTCCTGGAGTGTACATCCTTCATGGAAAACCATGACATTTGTCTCTccagaaagaaatatttgtatTCAGTTATTTTGGAGGCATAATTAAATTGGCCCTCCCATTTTgtagccttttcttttttaattattttcatctAACATGTTCTTATATTGTAAATTATTACTAATAGATTGGGTCTCTTgcatagtacagtggaaaaaatagtgaatttggagtcagaagacctttgtgctacttactacctttgtgaccttgggaaaggtcatttaaccttttggggcctcaatttctttatctttaaaataaagtttgagATCTCTCAGTTTTTTTTGGCTATAAATCAATGATTCCATTGTCTCTGGATAGCTATTAGACCCCACCAATGTCTAAGTTATTAGCAGTGTGGAGGAGCATGATGTTTAATAGGTTGAGTCAACAAGTGTCGAGGATAGGGGCATCTCTACTGAGAGCTCAGATCTTCAGGGATGGAATGAAAAATAACCAAAAGAGGAGATTCATTCTGATAAATAGAAGTCAATTtagcaaaagaaaagatgagctgATGTCTGAAATTATGTATGGATTGACTGATCGTAGCTCTTATTAAAAGTACACCTCAGGTTTTTGGCTGCTAcctatttcaaattctttgtatatttttgcaTATTCCATCAGCGTGAGAACACTAATCAGattcttagttcctcatctgtgtgTGAGGAAGCTACTAAAAGTCACAGACCTTTGCTTAGAACcaaaaatgtaaagtcttacaaaATAAATCTGTCAAGATAATGAATTCATTTGAGAATTAGATATTGAATATCCACATGATGACTTCATAGCCATCGCAGACAAGAGAAGATTGAAATATCCCCTGCAAAAGTAGAGGAAGTTGGCTGAATGCCTTCACCTAGTTCTTGGAACCACTTAAAAACCATGAGTAACCATTAATATTTGGCTTGAGATATTAGTGAATTAACTATCCCCCACTGCCTTACTTTTTGTTGAATAAGAGATAGTACTGAGTTTGGGGTAATTGTTCTTGATTGGCCCAGCAGCCACATGCATATCTCCTATTCTGTCATTTGACAGAATCAACAGGCCCCCTCTATCGATCTGGAACAATTACATACTGCCTAGAGAGACAAGTTTGTTCATGTTATGTTTTCCTTTAATCTTTCCGGTTTTCCCTATCCAATTTTGATCATGAAGATGCAGGAGGCCAATAACTAGCTGAAAATCAATCTATGTTCTGGGGTGTGATGGAATGGAATGCAACTTCAGACATCTGCTGAGACTTTGTCAGAAACAAGCAGATTAAAGGGGGGGACTGACTAAGCGGAACCAGCTGATGATTTACTAAGGCTTTTGTTCAAGGAGAGGAGGGAACTGAGTAAAATGGTTTGCGTGCAAAGATTGAATACATCTAGCCTCCAGAGGAACTTGTTTATTTCCTACCTCTGATATGGCCTTGTGGTGGTAAAATCTTGAAACTAGAAGTGTTTGAATCCTAAATGCATTTCTAAACTCCGCTAGCTTCTACACCTTCATAATGTTGCTTTAGTATTTAGCCATTAAAACAAGTTGTTTTTATGCTAGAGTCCTTTAGACACTAGATCATAGAATCTCATAgtaggaaggaaccttagaggtcatcctgTCCAACTTTCTATCCCAGAGCAAGGATCCCCACTCACTTGGAGCATCTTTGATAGACTTTATTCAACCTCTTCTTGAATACTTCCAATAATAGGGAGTTCCTGACTTATTAAGGTAAATCTGTTTGATTGTGGAGCAGATGTAATTTTTTGGAAATTCTTCCCCTTGTTGAGACTAAATCTTCCTCCCTGctgtttctccccatttccccagTTCTTCTCCATAGTTtgtctttcttccattttctgatGTGACTCAAGTACTCTCAGTACTGATGATAGCATCCTCAGTACTCATCATAGATGAGTtagtcttcctcctctcttcctcccacccccccccccgaCTCCTGCCACCAGACACTGGAGTTCAGAACTCTTATTACCTGTAGGAAGTGTTGAAACCAGGATGTTTATTTTTGAAGAGTGGGGTGGGATTACTAGAAAAGGTATAACACTTTGCAGTAAATAAGGGACAGAATTTCCCAAATTCTCCTAAGGCTTGTCTGGATTATCTTAACTTTAAAAGGATCATGTAACAATGACATCTTTCTCTAATAGGCTATTCCCTTACAATCTCAATCTGTGATTAAAGAGATCTTCTTGTGccatatttttctccccttcctttaaCAAGCAGTTTAATGAGACTATTGGACTATAGACTTTCCCAACCTAACCTGTGGAGAAGACTGTGAGaattttggtttctttctcaGTCTATTCAATTGAAGTCTTTCTCATGATGCCATGGAAGAAGCCCCGAACTTGAAGTCAAAGGACCATAGTTAAAAATACCAATTCTGCTACTTCCGACTTAGGTAaagcacttaacttctctggacctcagtttcctcacttacaaaatgagtgggttggatgaaatgacctctaagatcacttctagttctaaatctatgatcctgctaTCAAGATGCATTTTCCAAACAGTGAAGCTTTCTTGATGTTAAGTATTGAACCACAAGGACAAGTTATGACAGGAGTTTGCTTAATCAAAAGTGAGGTCAAACCCTATCCTTTGGTTATCTAGGAAAGCTTCTTAACTAGCTTCTTTCTCTGCATCTCATATGAACTTCATTAAATGTGGCTTTATCTGGTGATGCCAGAATCAAGCAGCTTCAGATGCCTATAGCTCTTCTTTCTGACCATAGCTTTAAGACGCTCCTTTCTAATTGAAAAGCAGATGAAGATAATAGTGacaattagaagaaaaattgaagaaaaaaccCATGTTCTCAGTCAGCCAGACCATATGGAACTTTAGTACAATTTGAGATAAATAAAGATTAGTTTTCTATGTGGAGAGAAGGTGACCTTTGACTTTAATGGAGACTTTATTGAGTCTTCATTtggaataatgaaatgaaaaagaggaaattcTTAGGTGAATGGTGGGAGTAtggatttccttctcttttgacTTCCTGTTTTGACCTGAGTGATAGAATATCCTTCTATCATTGGcaaatcaaaggaaaatgatatggttgtgaatgaatgaataaatgaaggcatctattaagctcttactaggtgctaggtattgtgctaagggCTGCAGATACAAATGCACAAAGCAATCATATTCTGGTGGGGGGGTGGAGACAACAGGTTTAGGGAAGTGGTACCCATGCAGGGATGTTTTGGTCAAGGAAGTCATAAGAATGGTGAATATTTTCATAAAACAATTGATTGACATGGGGCTACCTGAAATTGTAATTAAGTGTGCTTGGATAGTACCCTTTAGCCTTAGTGTAGCATCCCATCTGGACGTAGAGGGAAGTATCAAGTCAGACCACAAAGCAATTAGGGAGTAGAATTGTTGCTACCATGGCCTTCAAGGGATGTCTGAGAAGGTCTTTATTCTGGGGTTgatattttggggggttttgtttTTGGCTAAAACTGGATGTAGATTCATTGAACTATTTGACTAGCGAACATCTTAGGCTCATAGAAAGAAACAAGTAGCCTCTGCACCATTGTTACCATTGCCATTCTGGGAATGGGGATGAAAGCGTCTGCTAAAAATCCTTGGTTGTCCATGTAAATGACATGGGTTGTCATGCTTGTTCTATGTCACAAGAGTGACAGTGAAGATGAGAATAAACTTTATTTGGTATGATGCACCTGAATGATCTGTGGGATAGTGAAAAGAATACCTAATGTGGAGGGGAAAGAGCCGGCTACCAGTGCTAAAGTTGTCACTAACTCACcggatgaccttgggtaagtcacttactctcttaGAGCATTGGTTTCTATGCCAGTCAAATGGAGGGGTTGAAGTGAATGACCACCAAGTCCTTTCTGGTTCATACTCCGTGAACCCTGTGTGACCCTTCTGTCCTGAACCCTGGGTGTGCTTTGCAAGGCTGTTACTGTCATAGATTTAGCTACCTCTTGATCTGACTTCTTGATCAATCTTGTGGCCTTACTTGGAAACCTGACAATTAATGAAaagagctaatatttatataacactctaatgtttgcaaaatattttatgaatatcattgttttatccttataacaaggGGTAGATTTGGTTATTATTCcttcctattttacatatgaggaggATGAGATAAACAGAAGttgaggtgacttgtccagagtcacgcaactagtaagtatctgaggccagatctgaactcaggtcttcctgacttcaggtccaacactCAATTATTTCATGTATAATAGTAGTTAGCATTtgtatatcattttaaaatttgtaaaattctttacaTGTGAGATCTAATTTAATCTTTATAAGGACCCTGTacaacaggtgctattattttctcattttacagatgaggaaactgggactgagAGAGATTAGGTAActaactcagggtcacacaactagctagtgtctgaatctggattcaaactcaggtcttcctgattccaagtgtggcattctgtccactatgccatctagttgTCATTCCCTGGGAATGATGAGATGGGTCCTTTCAAATCTGAGAAGCATTTAAGGGCCTCTTGGAACCACTAAGGCTGTTTACTAGTTCTCACTTgaacaaaacataataaatatCCTTCCTCACTCAAGCCACACTCTTCTCCAACTAACTGATTTCAAGGCCTTTCTCTGCCTTTTTGGGTCATCTAAGCAAGGTTCTCCATGAATGATGGTTCATAAtagtttcattattttgtttgttcCATTTACTGCAACTCAGTTTGACACTTGAACTACTAGTTGTCCTCTTTCAAATGTTTTTTACACTCTTTGACTCTCTAATGGTTCTCCTGAGTTTAGGGAGGGACCATCTTGCCCAACTTAAGCAGGCATGCCTTTGTGAGGATTAGCACGTTCCTGTATTTGGGCCAGCTTCTGCACATGACTTCAAGCACAAAGATAATAGCTTTCCTTGGGATTTTTGGACCAAGAAGGTCAAGCCTGCTCTTCCTTCCAAATTCTGgcttggctttaaaaaaaaagaaacaaaatccatCACTGTTTTGTGTAATGATGACTAATTCGAGGTTTGAGTCATTTTATGCATATTCAGTGCAGCTGTGTTCTGATGAATATGACTATGAATATACTATCCATATGCCTGATATTCACGAACAAAATGCCTTGTttacatcccccccccccccccacaacatTACACTGCCTTCTGTACTTTTTGAGAGTATAAGTGAGTAAAGGAGGGCAATTCTAACCAGGGCATCTAACCAGGCCAGATTTAGTCTCTCCATCATCCAAGGAGTCATATAAACCCATGAGGATGTTACTCTTCTTGGCTTCAGATATAGCATTTAAAGAGGTTTTAGATCATTTCGGGGCCAAGTCTGAGCAAGTGACATTCGCTTCTTGAATGGTATCTACATATCTATGTGATGGTAATTGGGTGTTTAGCCAGGAGCCTAgggatgaatatcagaccactggattTAAGTCCCATTTTACCTGttaactgagtgaccttgggtaggtcacttgATTTTGGAAAGAATTACCACTTTCCACTCCATTGAGAAGGTCGGAGGATTAATGAGACCTACTATATAGAAGGGATTAGTATCCTTGGCTCTGTGAGGCTCCAGGAGTATGACTATTCAGTGAATTTCAATCACCCAGCTGTGATGGAAAAACATGTTAAATTGAAACCATTCTCTAACGCATTGTGATTCCTCTGAGCTTATCACAAGAACATTAGCTTTCCGCATACTCTGATCACATCTTGTATTATCTCAGCTGTTCCCTGGCATTTGTCCTCTCCGGTCATTGCAATGGTAAAACTACATTCTTCATACCAGCCTAGATATACTGTGGAGTTGACACCTGACTTTCAATCCCTAAGTTCTCACTAAtgcactggatgaccttgggtaagccccTTACCCTATTCATGccttattttccaaatatattaaaTACAGGGGTTTCTAAAGACCTTCATGGCTTCCATTCCATGAACCCTATGGCATCCCTCTATCCTGAACTATAAGCATGCTTTACAAAGATGTCACTGTCAGATCTACTTATGTATAAGAAGGGGTAAAGGGAACAAGCAtccattaagtacctactatatgccaggcattgttctcattttatctcatggatttacaaatattatctcattttatccttataacaccCTGTAAGagaagtgctattatgatctccattttatagttaagaaaactaAGGAAGGCAGAAATGAGAGTCACAgtttagtaagtatctgaggctggatttgaactcaggacttcctcacTTCAAGCCTAGCGCTTTATTTATTGTGCCATCCAGCTGGCCCTATGGAAATTCAAAGTAGATTCATCATCCCCTTGACTTTGGGGCCTATACTGCAGTTCTCCCTGCAGTTtaagtaaataatttaaataaaataattcagtgTTTTACTGAACCCCTTCTATGTGCTTAGCCCTGTGTGGGGTCTGTGTGGAAGACTGAAATAGTAGAATGGTTTTTGGTAAGACTGTAAATTCtttgtgaatattaaaaaaaaaaaccaccccaaCATACCTTAAAACTGAAAACCTGTGAACAGCCGTCTATTTTGGCAGATATCTCCTGGAACGACTTCTCTGGTTTGGCTGGTGTTTCATACAGAGAGAGTGCCAGCAGAACCCAAGCTGTACAACATGAAATGACAATGAACAACACAAAGGAATCTATAATGACATACCATGCAGTGCTTGCAGTGTAAACTGCATGTACTATAGGAACTCGGGGCTCAATAAGGTCTGAaggaacataagctccttgagggcagggcctttTGCACTTAGATATCTGTATCCTCAAGGCCACCAAAGATGCTGCCATGTAGTAGGTCCTTAATACATGATTGTTGATGGATTAATCAAAGCCTCCATgaagaaagtaggatttgagctgagccttgaagaatgaactgaatttatacacacacacgtacacatgtatacacatacatacatatattgagGGAGGACAGTGTACCCAGGGTGAAGGCAGAGACCAGAATAAGCATATCTGTATAGATGAGACTGCCTTAGAGCCAGATTTGGACTATTCACTTTGGGTGAGATTCAAAAAAACCCCATACTGAAACTCTACACTGAATTACACTATATGGCAGATACTGTGGGGAAGttcaaatgtattttattttccttgtgtTGTTACCAGAGTTTGGTGGGTAATAGGTGGGCCAGATGGGTCCTGATGAAACCTGAGAAACTAGACAAATTTATCTGGGCATGGCCCATGATCTAGGCAGATACCAGAAAGGGGCTCTAGTAGTAAGTCAGAGGAATCTAGTGGTAAGCAATAGAGGCATGCATTAGCTCCAGGGCCCAGGGTGGGACTTAACTCTACAGGCATGGGTCAAGTGGTATAAGCAAGATAAATGCCAGGACTCAGAGCCGTTTTCACATCTTGTCACATTTTTCAAGGTCACaagggacaaaaatgaaatttgtgCTTTGCAGATTTTGCCTAATACAGTCTTCAGTGCGTTACCCATTATAGCAAATGCTAAAGGGGCCACAGATTGGTCTTTGTTACAGTGGTGATCAAAGTAGTTGACTCTAACCCAGGAAAAAggttgattagaaaaaaaaattttaagcactTCTGTCTATAAGCACCTGAAAGAATGTCCTTAGTACAAGGTTAGGAGTTGTTGAGGTAGctctttttaaaatagttaaCATATATACAGTGCTGAACTTGAAAGTTGCTGCATTCCTAATCTCTCCTGCAGCTAACGTAGCTCCTAATGGATAAAGCAGCTGTCTTATTGCGAGACAGATGCATGCAGAATGCCATTAGCCTggcagatttttctccctctaacTGCATTGCTTTGTAATTTGCTCCCATATTGGTTGAAAATGACTTAAGCATTTTGTAAAAAGTCTAGACACTTTCCCAGTCAACTTGTATTAAAGCCATAATCTGAACTCTCTTCCACAACAATCCAAATGAAAGCAGGAATTGTGTCATCCTGGTCAGCTCCCATCAGCTtgaaagcttttgaagaagctTTAGTTTTCTTTCGATGTGAACTTTCCCATGGATTGGGTGTGACAATGAATGATTGCATTCATATAATACTAAATGCCAAATTAATGAAGTTCCCCACAGCAGACAGCATAATTTAATAAAAGCTGCTGTGATGGGGCTGGCGGTAAGCAGAGGACACCACACAAAAAGCCCAGTTGGAACAAGGGCAGAATTGTCCTTCCCAATGACATTGATAACAGGTTACCACATAACTATGCAGCTGCCAGGAAGTGATTAGCCTGAGCCTGGGctgtgtttttaattttcttcattgtCAAATGGGTTTTAGGTTTCAGATCCCAAATGTACTGAATCATTGCCTACCAGtggtatatatgaatatgttacaaatgcatgtgtatatgtatacatacatatatatatgaaatttcatAAATCtgctttgaatttctttttcattccttgcCTGTGTGAGTTACATAGGTTATCTATACGACCATGCACCAAAGGCTTTTCTAAGCCTGAAGGTTCACTTTGAATTACCTTAGGAGGATTGAGTTCCACTCAGTTATTCACCATGTGCAAGACAAAGTATTAGGCTCTGAGGATGTcagaatgaaatagtccctgcctttgaAGGGGCTGATACTCTACTGGGGTTgactgggagtggggaggtagaaCCTATGTcgataaaaataaatacaacgtTCATACCGAGTTACATAAGGTGATTTCAAGAAGAGCACACTAACAAGAGGTTAGGGGATCTAGAAGAACCTTATATAGAAGGGGGTACCTGAGCTGTggtttgaaggaagctagggattctgggAGGTGGGGATGAGAACGGAGGACATCTCCTAGACTTGGAGAGCCACAACAAGACAAACaaggcaaagaaacaaaagatggaaTGTGACAGATGGGGAACAGCTAGCAGACCAATTTGATCAGAACAGAGGGGATATGGAAGGGAATACAATGAAATTAACCCAGAAAGCTCTTTGGGTACCACATCATGGAGGGATGTAGGTTTTCACTCTTATTTCATCTAGGAAGACTGACATGAGATTGAAGAAGTACGAGCAAGTCATTTAGGCTCAATTAtactcttcctgttccatttcCTGGTAATATTTGGTTGTctaatttttaaatcaatttctCAAGCTCCTGCTTGGGGAGGAAATCTATTCTCAGTGTTTGTGTTCGTGTGTCCTCTTTGTCTGTTGTCATGCTAATGGTGTCTATTATTCACCCAGGTTTGGTACATGGATGGCTATCACAACAATCGGTTTGTCCGAGAGTACAAATCCATGATTGATTTTATGAATACAGACAATTTCACCTCCCACCGCCTCCCTCACCCTTGGTCAGGGACAGGGCAGGTGGTCTACAATGGGTctatttatttcaataaattccaaagtCACATCATCATCAGGTTTGACCTGAAAACAGAATTAATCCTCAAGACCCGAAGCCTGGATTATGCTGGCTACAACAATATGTACCATTATGCCTGGGGAGGACATTCAGATATTGATCTCATGGTGGACGAGAATGGACTATGGGCAGTCTATGCCACCAACCAGAACGCGGGGAACATAGTGATCAGCAAGTTGGACCCCAACACCCTGCAGATCCTCCAGACATGGAATACCAGCTACCCAAAACGCAGTGCTGGCGAGGCCTTCATTATCTGTGGCACCCTCTACGTCACCAATGGCTACTCAGGAGGCACCAAGGTCCACTATGCATACCAGACCAATGCCTCAACCTATGAATATATTGACATCCCATTCCAGAACAAATACTCACATATTTCCATGTTGGATTACAACCCAAAAGACAGGGCCCTTTATGCCTGGAACAACGGGCATCAGACCCTTTACAATGTCACCCTTTTCCATGTCATCCGGTCTGATGAGTTGTAGGGCCCTCAGATCATTAGTTTCAGGGCAAAGTCCTAACCCAAAAGAAAATTCCTATCaaacaactgccaaaataattataactaataagtaataataattttaaagaatcatCAGCAATGTGGATTAATATGACGTTAGAGTGGTGAACATTACCTCTGTGTTTCTAGAATATGGGCCCGCCACAGACTTCAGAAGAAAACCACACATTTGCAGCTGGAACTGCGGTCAAAATGTTTCCCCGTCTCCCCTGTGCTCTTCTAGCCAACTCTTATACTGTTGGAAGGCAATGACTGTTGGATAACTCTCTTTGGAGAACAGTCCCTCTGTCTGGATTGCATGGACTTTTTCTTAGATCATGGTCAACTTTGATGGATGTGATTTTTGTGTCTAAGTGAGAGAGAAGCCCAGGGGCCAAACTAGGTGTCTGGTGAGACTAACACTGGTTAGTTTTTCTTGCATTCCATTGCAGCTACTGTCTCTCGACTGTGTTTTTGTCTCTTAGATTAACTGTGCTGAGACCCAAGGTAGCTCCTGGATCTTTGTCTTAGTACTTATTAAACCCAATGGTTGGAGTATGTATTCTGAACAGTTGTTGTACCCATATTGTTTGAAAATATGTATTCAGCAAATATATTGTATAATGTATGTCCGTTATTTACCAGAGGTGGCAACTTTGTCTGTTCAGTTTATGCAATGAATGTTGTAAATGCAATGCTGTAGTTTGGGTTAATAAATGATGGTTttgtttctaaaaagaaaaaaaaaatcagtgtttaCCCTTATACACAATTAACTGAGTTCATGTTGAtaataatggaaagaaattatCCTCTCCTTGTTACAGTATCTGAAAAGCATAGCCATTGATGAGAGAGGCTTTTGGGAACCTGGAGTTTCTAAGATGAAGTTTTGAGAGTGCAACAGTGCGAAGGAAGCTACATTTTTTCTAAAAGAGGAAAGCTTTGTACTACCCATAGTTaactaagaaacaataaaatattaggagatgttttggttttccttgttgTAATTCCTGAGGGGAGGGATTTGAAAGTGAGCCATCCTTCAGAATCGTTATGAAACTGGTCGCCATTGTTTTCCTGCCAATGTGGGGCTCTGGGAAAAGttgaccccagccccagggaagGAGACTAGACTAGCTATCCACCAACAGTCTACCTAGCAACACTGAATCCTGAGCCTTTCATTCTCTCTGCTCAGGGGAGAGTACGAGGGCTCCAACCACTGTCTGAGCTTCAAGTCAGAAGccataagttcaaatcttgttttgTCATTTGCTTGCTATGTTACCATGAGCAAATTACTTgggctctctgagcctcagcttcatctctaaaatgagggcacTAATACTTGAACTGTACGACCTTCATCCCCCCCTCGACTTATTGTTAGAAAACTATTTTGTTAACCTTGAAGCATTATAAAGGTGAGTTTCGATCGTCACTATCGTTGGTCTTCCCT from Notamacropus eugenii isolate mMacEug1 chromosome 1, mMacEug1.pri_v2, whole genome shotgun sequence includes these protein-coding regions:
- the OLFM1 gene encoding noelin isoform X3 — encoded protein: MYWSRIRRPWVFSPPVPLMEVQNMSQSIEVLDRRTQRDLQYVEKMENQMKGLESKFKQVEESHKQHLARQFKAIKTKMDELRPLIPVLEEYKADAKLVLQFKEEVQNLTSVLNELQEEIGAYDYDELQSRVSNLEERLRACMQKLACGKLTGISDPVTIKTSGSRFGSWMTDPLAPEGDNRVWYMDGYHNNRFVREYKSMIDFMNTDNFTSHRLPHPWSGTGQVVYNGSIYFNKFQSHIIIRFDLKTELILKTRSLDYAGYNNMYHYAWGGHSDIDLMVDENGLWAVYATNQNAGNIVISKLDPNTLQILQTWNTSYPKRSAGEAFIICGTLYVTNGYSGGTKVHYAYQTNASTYEYIDIPFQNKYSHISMLDYNPKDRALYAWNNGHQTLYNVTLFHVIRSDEL
- the OLFM1 gene encoding noelin isoform X4, whose amino-acid sequence is MCSRDARTKQLRQLLEKVQNMSQSIEVLDRRTQRDLQYVEKMENQMKGLESKFKQVEESHKQHLARQFKAIKTKMDELRPLIPVLEEYKADAKLVLQFKEEVQNLTSVLNELQEEIGAYDYDELQSRVSNLEERLRACMQKLACGKLTGISDPVTIKTSGSRFGSWMTDPLAPEGDNRVWYMDGYHNNRFVREYKSMIDFMNTDNFTSHRLPHPWSGTGQVVYNGSIYFNKFQSHIIIRFDLKTELILKTRSLDYAGYNNMYHYAWGGHSDIDLMVDENGLWAVYATNQNAGNIVISKLDPNTLQILQTWNTSYPKRSAGEAFIICGTLYVTNGYSGGTKVHYAYQTNASTYEYIDIPFQNKYSHISMLDYNPKDRALYAWNNGHQTLYNVTLFHVIRSDEL
- the OLFM1 gene encoding noelin isoform X2; the encoded protein is MGTELTQVLPTNPEESWQVYSSAQDSEGRCICTVVAPQQTMCSRDARTKQLRQLLEKVQNMSQSIEVLDRRTQRDLQYVEKMENQMKGLESKFKQVEESHKQHLARQFKAIKTKMDELRPLIPVLEEYKADAKLVLQFKEEVQNLTSVLNELQEEIGAYDYDELQSRVSNLEERLRACMQKLACGKLTGISDPVTIKTSGSRFGSWMTDPLAPEGDNRVWYMDGYHNNRFVREYKSMIDFMNTDNFTSHRLPHPWSGTGQVVYNGSIYFNKFQSHIIIRFDLKTELILKTRSLDYAGYNNMYHYAWGGHSDIDLMVDENGLWAVYATNQNAGNIVISKLDPNTLQILQTWNTSYPKRSAGEAFIICGTLYVTNGYSGGTKVHYAYQTNASTYEYIDIPFQNKYSHISMLDYNPKDRALYAWNNGHQTLYNVTLFHVIRSDEL